The proteins below are encoded in one region of Cohaesibacter intestini:
- the fumC gene encoding class II fumarate hydratase, which yields MTMRTETDSFGPLEVPEDKYFGAQTARSLINFPIGEEKMAAPLIRALGIVKLSAAKANLALDNIDPTVGDAIVTAATEVAQGKLDDHFPLSVWQTGSGTQSNMNANEVISNRAIELLGGILGSKEPVHPNDHCNRSQSSNDTFPTAMHIATAEEINKSLIPALDDLAIALEAKSDAFKDIIKIGRTHLQDATPLTLGQEFSAYVAMVRNSIRRVRATLPALYDLAQGGTAVGTGINAKIGFAEKFAAEVADYTDLPFASAPNKFESLATHDAMVEAHGALNSVAVSLFKIANDIRLLGSGPRSGLGEISLPENEPGSSIMPGKVNPTQCEAMTMVCAQVMGNNTTVSIAGSQGHFELNVFKPVIIFNTLQSIRLLSDACNSFTDKCVVGIKANEDQIAELMGRSLMLVTALAPHIGYDNATTIAKTAHKNGTTLKEEAVKLGFVSEEDYDTLVRPEKMIAPQ from the coding sequence ATGACGATGCGAACGGAAACGGATTCCTTCGGCCCATTGGAAGTGCCGGAGGACAAGTATTTTGGTGCCCAGACAGCGCGCTCTCTGATCAACTTCCCGATCGGCGAGGAAAAAATGGCGGCACCCCTCATCCGTGCGCTGGGCATTGTTAAACTGTCTGCAGCCAAAGCCAATCTGGCGCTCGATAATATCGACCCGACCGTTGGCGATGCAATCGTCACCGCAGCGACAGAAGTGGCCCAAGGCAAACTTGATGATCACTTCCCTCTGTCAGTCTGGCAGACCGGCTCCGGCACCCAATCCAACATGAATGCCAATGAGGTGATCTCCAACCGCGCGATCGAATTGCTGGGCGGTATTCTGGGTTCCAAGGAGCCAGTTCATCCCAATGATCACTGCAATCGCAGCCAATCCTCCAACGACACCTTCCCGACCGCGATGCACATCGCGACCGCTGAAGAGATCAACAAGAGCCTGATCCCCGCTCTCGATGATCTGGCCATTGCTCTGGAAGCAAAATCCGATGCCTTTAAGGACATCATTAAGATCGGCCGGACGCACTTGCAGGATGCAACGCCGCTGACGCTCGGGCAGGAATTTTCCGCTTATGTCGCCATGGTCCGCAACAGCATCCGCCGAGTGCGTGCCACCTTGCCTGCGCTTTATGATCTGGCACAGGGCGGCACGGCGGTTGGCACCGGCATCAATGCCAAAATCGGCTTTGCCGAGAAGTTTGCCGCAGAAGTCGCCGACTATACCGATCTGCCATTTGCCTCCGCGCCTAACAAGTTTGAATCGCTGGCCACCCATGACGCCATGGTCGAAGCCCATGGGGCGTTGAATAGTGTCGCGGTGAGCCTGTTCAAGATCGCCAACGACATTCGCCTGCTCGGCTCCGGCCCACGCTCGGGGCTGGGGGAAATCTCCCTGCCGGAAAACGAACCCGGCTCGTCGATCATGCCTGGTAAGGTCAACCCAACCCAGTGTGAGGCCATGACGATGGTGTGCGCTCAGGTGATGGGCAACAACACAACGGTATCGATTGCTGGCTCACAGGGGCATTTCGAGCTCAATGTCTTCAAACCGGTTATCATCTTCAACACGTTGCAATCGATCCGCTTGTTGAGTGATGCCTGCAACAGCTTCACCGACAAGTGTGTCGTCGGCATCAAGGCCAATGAAGACCAGATTGCCGAGCTTATGGGACGCTCGCTGATGCTGGTTACGGCGCTGGCACCGCATATCGGCTATGACAATGCCACCACCATCGCCAAGACAGCCCACAAGAATGGCACCACTTTGAAAGAAGAGGCGGTCAAGCTCGGCTTCGTCAGCGAAGAGGATTATGACACGCTTGTCCGTCCTGAAAAGATGATTGCGCCCCAATAA
- a CDS encoding fumarate hydratase, whose translation MSFQVNKLFPLGKDETPYRKLTSDYVSVETFKGKDVLMVEEEGIRLLTEQAFMDINHLLRPGHLEQLSKILDDEDATDNDKFVAYDLLMNANISASGILPMCQDTGTGIVMGKKGSHVHVVGSDEGAISKGVFDAYDKKNLRYSQLAPLTMFEEKNTANNLPAQIDIFADGEDEYKFLFIAKGGGSANKTFLYQGTPALLTEDRMLAFLEEKIKTLGTAACPPYHLAITIGGLSAELNMKTTKLASAHYYDTLPTKGSETAHAFRDLEMEEKVHKMTQQMGIGAQFGGKYFCHDVRVIRLPRHGASLPISIGVSCSADRQCVGKITKDGIYLEELEANPAKYLPDVDGEELGGDVVKIDLNKPMAEQLAQLTKHPTKTRLSLSGPLIVARDLAHAKIRARLEAGEELPEYFKNHPIYYAGPAKTPEGYASGSFGPTTAGRMDSFVDQFQSFGGSMIMLAKGNRSKAVTNACKAHGGFYLGSIGGPAARLAQDCIKKVECVEYPELGMEAVWRIEVEDFPAFIVVDDKGNDFFAELNLG comes from the coding sequence ATGAGCTTTCAGGTGAACAAGCTCTTCCCACTCGGGAAGGATGAGACCCCCTACCGTAAATTGACGTCGGACTATGTGTCCGTTGAAACCTTCAAGGGCAAGGACGTCCTTATGGTCGAGGAAGAAGGCATTCGGTTGCTGACCGAACAGGCTTTCATGGACATCAACCATTTGTTGCGCCCGGGCCATCTGGAACAGTTGAGCAAGATTCTCGACGACGAGGATGCAACCGACAACGATAAATTCGTTGCTTATGACCTTCTGATGAATGCCAACATTTCTGCATCCGGCATCCTGCCAATGTGTCAGGACACGGGCACCGGTATCGTCATGGGCAAAAAGGGCTCACATGTGCATGTGGTCGGCTCTGATGAAGGCGCAATCAGCAAGGGCGTCTTTGATGCCTACGACAAGAAGAACCTGCGTTACAGCCAGCTGGCTCCTCTGACGATGTTTGAGGAAAAGAACACCGCCAACAATTTGCCAGCCCAGATCGATATCTTTGCCGATGGGGAAGACGAATATAAGTTCCTGTTCATCGCCAAGGGTGGCGGTTCGGCCAACAAGACCTTCCTTTATCAGGGCACGCCCGCTCTGTTGACCGAAGACCGGATGCTGGCCTTCCTGGAAGAGAAAATCAAAACCCTCGGCACCGCTGCTTGTCCTCCATATCATTTGGCGATCACTATCGGCGGTCTGTCTGCTGAGCTGAACATGAAGACCACCAAGCTGGCCTCGGCACATTATTATGACACGCTGCCGACCAAAGGCTCTGAAACCGCGCATGCCTTCCGCGATCTTGAGATGGAAGAAAAGGTTCACAAGATGACCCAGCAGATGGGCATCGGTGCGCAGTTTGGCGGCAAATATTTCTGTCACGATGTGCGGGTGATCCGCCTGCCGCGTCACGGTGCTTCCCTGCCAATCTCGATCGGTGTGTCCTGCTCGGCTGACCGTCAGTGCGTTGGCAAGATCACCAAGGACGGGATTTACCTTGAAGAGCTGGAAGCCAATCCGGCGAAATATCTGCCGGACGTAGATGGTGAGGAGCTGGGCGGCGATGTTGTCAAGATCGACCTCAACAAGCCAATGGCAGAGCAGCTGGCTCAGCTGACCAAGCATCCGACCAAGACTCGTCTGTCTCTGTCCGGTCCGCTGATCGTGGCCCGCGATCTGGCTCACGCCAAAATCCGTGCCCGTCTTGAGGCCGGCGAGGAATTGCCGGAATATTTCAAGAACCATCCGATCTATTATGCAGGTCCGGCCAAGACACCGGAAGGCTACGCATCCGGGTCCTTTGGTCCCACCACGGCAGGCCGCATGGATAGCTTCGTGGATCAGTTCCAATCCTTTGGTGGATCAATGATCATGCTGGCCAAGGGCAACCGCTCAAAAGCGGTCACCAATGCCTGTAAAGCCCATGGTGGATTCTATCTCGGATCCATTGGCGGACCGGCTGCCCGTCTCGCTCAGGATTGCATCAAGAAAGTCGAGTGCGTGGAATATCCAGAACTCGGCATGGAAGCCGTCTGGCGGATCGAAGTGGAAGATTTCCCGGCCTTCATCGTGGTTGACGACAAAGGCAACGATTTCTTTGCTGAACTGAATTTGGGTTAA
- a CDS encoding gamma-butyrobetaine hydroxylase-like domain-containing protein, with amino-acid sequence MTNPWPTELRLSEDRKTLTISFDTAESYVFTAEFLRVTSPSAEVQGHSEQERKTVGGKRDVEIMKIEPVGNYAVRISFTDLHDTGYFSWDYFLKSGRDHEAIWDAYLQALEENGLSRD; translated from the coding sequence ATGACCAATCCATGGCCAACCGAATTGCGCCTGTCTGAAGACAGGAAAACGCTCACCATCTCGTTTGACACGGCAGAAAGTTATGTCTTCACCGCGGAATTTCTGCGGGTGACATCGCCAAGTGCCGAGGTGCAGGGACACAGCGAACAGGAACGAAAGACTGTTGGCGGCAAACGAGACGTCGAGATCATGAAAATCGAGCCGGTTGGCAATTACGCGGTCCGCATTTCCTTCACCGACTTGCATGACACGGGCTATTTCAGCTGGGACTATTTCCTGAAATCAGGCCGGGACCATGAAGCAATCTGGGATGCGTATCTTCAGGCGCTCGAGGAAAACGGCCTCAGCCGTGACTGA
- a CDS encoding autotransporter outer membrane beta-barrel domain-containing protein, with translation MNGLAKLILGALLLVGSVALLPEDAKAQQVSACSTVKTDPNYDPLCSSTCNLGEYFQYVFDAAYRPHLCNSIPTAFWSYQRQVGEVSSNGKSASGNASSVSAAASNSNAANVALMTPTQRVSVGSAILHYAPTGSSSEALDKINAMNGEEEPLDYGAAPLEKAVWFKLLGTLGNKDATAQLASIRIQTGGIMAGTDFYSNEYLRLGVLGSVSDISVDIHENNNELDVTAWKIGGTGTLEIGKWYLDGLATHSWEKNSASRTVDINGMGDLRNFWSKFTNRRINAAFETGFRWNVGRLMIQPLAGVDLNWLKQAEVVEQGNSSASIITAKNTVFTGSSKLGVNLSSVILLDKSSIVPTVGGYWGHRFGELENANRISTDQGVSYQYVGAKPPLDIFNLYASVMLNVDESLALSAGYHGAFNRFERYHAGNIALRIRF, from the coding sequence ATGAATGGATTGGCAAAACTGATTTTGGGTGCATTGCTCCTTGTCGGATCCGTTGCCCTTCTTCCTGAAGATGCAAAAGCACAACAGGTCAGCGCTTGTAGCACTGTTAAAACCGACCCCAATTACGACCCGCTCTGCAGCAGTACCTGTAATCTGGGTGAATATTTCCAGTATGTTTTCGATGCTGCCTATCGCCCCCATCTGTGCAACAGCATTCCGACTGCTTTTTGGTCCTATCAGAGACAAGTCGGTGAAGTCTCTTCCAATGGCAAATCGGCCAGTGGCAATGCCTCCTCTGTGAGTGCCGCCGCCAGTAACAGCAATGCCGCCAACGTCGCCTTGATGACACCCACACAGCGCGTCAGCGTTGGGTCCGCCATATTGCACTATGCGCCGACGGGCTCAAGCAGCGAAGCGTTGGACAAGATCAACGCCATGAATGGTGAGGAGGAGCCGCTCGACTATGGCGCGGCGCCTTTGGAAAAAGCGGTCTGGTTCAAGTTGCTCGGCACATTGGGTAACAAGGATGCCACTGCCCAACTGGCAAGTATTCGCATTCAGACCGGCGGCATCATGGCCGGGACGGATTTCTATTCAAACGAATATCTGCGTTTGGGCGTGCTTGGCTCCGTGTCGGATATCTCCGTCGATATTCACGAGAACAACAACGAACTCGATGTCACCGCCTGGAAGATTGGCGGCACCGGCACCCTCGAAATTGGTAAGTGGTATCTTGACGGTTTGGCGACTCATAGCTGGGAGAAGAACAGCGCCAGCCGAACTGTCGACATCAACGGTATGGGCGACTTGCGCAATTTTTGGTCCAAATTCACCAACCGCCGCATCAATGCCGCTTTTGAAACAGGCTTTCGATGGAATGTCGGGCGCTTGATGATTCAGCCCCTTGCCGGGGTGGATCTCAATTGGTTAAAGCAGGCCGAAGTGGTCGAGCAGGGCAACAGCTCAGCTTCTATCATCACCGCCAAGAACACGGTCTTTACCGGTTCGTCCAAGCTCGGTGTGAACCTGTCGTCGGTCATTCTGCTCGACAAAAGCTCGATCGTGCCAACCGTTGGCGGCTATTGGGGGCATCGGTTTGGTGAGCTCGAAAATGCCAACCGCATCTCCACCGATCAGGGTGTCAGCTATCAATATGTCGGAGCGAAACCGCCGCTTGATATCTTCAATCTCTATGCGTCCGTCATGCTCAATGTTGACGAGAGTCTGGCGTTGTCGGCAGGCTATCACGGTGCCTTCAATCGCTTCGAGCGCTACCATGCAGGCAATATCGCATTGCGCATTCGCTTCTGA
- a CDS encoding glycerol-3-phosphate dehydrogenase: MTDSIKVDLFVIGGGILGAGIARDAAGRGLKTVLCEKDDLAQGTSSRSGKLVHGGLRYLEYYEFRLVREALTEREVLMKNAPHVIWPLRFVLPHSPQDRPAALIRLGLFLYDHLGGRKKLPGTRMLNLRRDPEGAAIMDQYRIGFEYSDCWADDARLVVLNAVGAKEKGAIVVTRSPATKAVRENGAWKVTTTDSFTGETKTYKTKAIINAAGPWVSDVINNVANSKSKRNIRLVKGSHIIVPKFWTGANAYLVQNHDKRVIFINPYEGDLALIGTTDISYEGRAEDVEADESEIQYLIDVVNRYFKEKLNRDDVIESFSGVRPLFDDGRGNPSAVTRDYVFDLDETDNAPLLNIFGGKITAYREIAEGCLKRMKKFFPDMSGNWTENAPLPGGDLENADYDLFQDKMKRDYPWMPRPLRNHYGRLYGSRIAAIAGNSKSVEELGRHFGGNLYEAEVTYLVDVEFARTAEDIIWRRTKHRLHMSAEEQAAFADWFAALDTNETAKAS, encoded by the coding sequence ATGACAGATTCAATCAAAGTAGACCTCTTTGTCATTGGAGGCGGTATCCTTGGCGCAGGCATTGCGCGTGATGCGGCGGGACGTGGGCTGAAAACCGTTCTATGTGAAAAGGACGATCTGGCGCAGGGCACCTCCTCACGGTCAGGCAAGCTGGTGCATGGGGGATTGCGCTATCTGGAATATTATGAGTTCCGCCTTGTGCGCGAGGCCTTGACCGAGCGCGAGGTTCTGATGAAAAACGCGCCGCATGTCATTTGGCCCTTGCGCTTTGTTTTGCCCCATAGCCCACAGGACCGCCCTGCTGCGCTCATTCGCCTTGGTCTGTTTCTTTATGACCACCTGGGGGGCCGTAAGAAGCTGCCCGGCACGCGGATGCTCAATCTGCGCCGGGACCCGGAAGGGGCCGCGATCATGGATCAGTATCGCATCGGCTTTGAATATTCTGATTGTTGGGCCGATGACGCCCGTCTTGTTGTGCTGAATGCGGTGGGGGCCAAGGAAAAGGGCGCAATCGTCGTCACACGCAGCCCTGCCACCAAAGCGGTCCGGGAGAATGGCGCGTGGAAGGTCACCACCACTGACAGCTTCACTGGCGAGACCAAGACTTATAAGACAAAGGCAATCATCAATGCTGCCGGTCCATGGGTGTCCGATGTCATCAACAATGTCGCCAACTCCAAATCCAAGCGCAATATCCGTCTGGTCAAGGGATCGCATATCATCGTGCCAAAATTCTGGACCGGGGCAAATGCCTATCTGGTACAGAATCATGACAAGCGCGTTATTTTCATCAACCCCTATGAGGGCGATCTGGCGCTGATTGGCACCACCGACATTTCTTATGAAGGCCGTGCCGAGGATGTGGAAGCCGATGAGAGCGAGATCCAATATCTGATTGATGTGGTCAATCGCTACTTTAAGGAAAAGCTCAATCGCGATGATGTGATCGAAAGCTTCTCCGGCGTCCGCCCCCTGTTTGATGATGGCCGTGGCAATCCGTCCGCGGTGACCCGCGATTATGTCTTTGATCTTGACGAGACCGACAATGCGCCTTTGCTCAATATTTTTGGCGGCAAAATCACGGCTTATCGGGAAATCGCTGAAGGTTGCCTGAAGCGGATGAAGAAATTCTTCCCCGACATGAGCGGCAATTGGACCGAGAATGCGCCCCTCCCCGGTGGTGACCTTGAAAATGCCGATTATGACCTGTTCCAAGACAAGATGAAGCGGGACTATCCGTGGATGCCGCGGCCATTGCGCAACCATTATGGTCGGCTTTATGGCTCGCGCATTGCCGCCATTGCCGGCAATTCCAAATCGGTTGAAGAGTTGGGGCGGCATTTTGGTGGCAATCTCTATGAGGCAGAAGTCACCTATCTGGTGGATGTGGAATTTGCCCGCACCGCAGAAGACATTATCTGGCGGCGGACCAAACATCGCCTGCATATGAGCGCGGAAGAGCAAGCCGCCTTTGCCGACTGGTTTGCAGCGCTGGACACCAACGAAACGGCAAAGGCATCCTGA
- a CDS encoding sugar phosphate isomerase/epimerase family protein produces the protein MAFTLSLNTNPLVNRFADPDDLIDAIAGKIRLRDIQLTHEFINPSWPAPLIRRLTRQMDKALERTGARVTSGMTGPYGRLNHFGHPDPNVRRYYVDWFKCFADIIGDLGGKSVGTQFAIFTFKDFDDPARREELIDIAIDHWAEVTEHAKGAGLDFVFWEPMSVGREFGETIKASIDLQDRISEADMAIPMWMMADIDHGDVTSEDPSDYDPYAWARAIPPVSPIIHIKQSLMDKGGHRPFIAEYNAKGQIQPEPLIAAFKAGGAKDNEICLELSFKEREPNDRQVIPHIAESVAFWAPHIDSGEQSLKI, from the coding sequence ATGGCTTTTACCCTTTCGCTCAATACCAATCCGCTGGTCAATCGCTTTGCCGATCCGGATGATCTGATTGATGCCATCGCAGGCAAAATCCGCCTGCGCGACATACAGCTGACCCATGAATTTATCAATCCCAGCTGGCCAGCGCCGCTGATCCGTCGCCTGACACGGCAAATGGACAAGGCGCTGGAGCGGACCGGTGCCCGGGTGACCTCGGGCATGACCGGGCCTTATGGCAGGCTCAATCATTTCGGCCATCCGGACCCGAATGTGCGGCGCTATTATGTCGACTGGTTCAAATGCTTTGCCGACATCATTGGCGATCTTGGCGGTAAGTCGGTCGGCACTCAATTTGCCATCTTCACTTTTAAGGACTTTGACGATCCGGCCCGGCGTGAAGAGCTAATCGATATTGCCATCGACCATTGGGCCGAAGTGACCGAACATGCCAAGGGGGCCGGTCTCGATTTTGTCTTTTGGGAGCCGATGAGCGTTGGCCGTGAATTTGGCGAAACCATCAAGGCCAGCATTGATCTGCAAGACCGCATTTCAGAGGCTGATATGGCGATCCCAATGTGGATGATGGCCGATATTGACCATGGGGATGTCACCTCCGAGGATCCATCCGACTATGACCCCTATGCCTGGGCCCGCGCCATTCCGCCAGTCAGTCCGATCATTCACATCAAGCAGAGCCTGATGGACAAGGGTGGGCATCGGCCTTTCATTGCCGAATATAATGCAAAGGGGCAAATCCAGCCCGAACCGTTGATTGCCGCTTTCAAAGCGGGTGGCGCGAAGGACAATGAAATCTGTCTTGAGCTGAGCTTCAAGGAGCGCGAGCCGAATGATCGGCAGGTCATTCCCCATATCGCAGAAAGCGTTGCCTTTTGGGCGCCTCATATCGACAGTGGGGAACAAAGCCTCAAAATTTGA
- a CDS encoding sugar-binding transcriptional regulator: MSGLRPLPDNEHSLAIRAAWLHYVGGLTQAKVAKRIGVPSVKAHRLIARAVAEGSVKVTIEGEIIECIELESALSERYGLDTCEVAPDLEEVGLPIKTLGFVGASFLRRWLDMGEETLIGIGHGRTLAAAIRTLPRMRIEGMRFVSLLGGLTRNFSANPHDVMHMLAEKTGAQAYVMPVPFFANTSDDREILLAQRGVNEVFELAESAPLKIVGIGTVDTDTQLVASGMIEQSEIAEIAKSGAIGELLGHFFDQDGNILETPLTSRTVSVSRNSMTNSKIVAIAGGDQKVDAIRAILNSRNLSGLITDERTARALLA, translated from the coding sequence ATGAGCGGATTGAGACCCCTTCCGGACAACGAACACAGTTTGGCGATCCGGGCTGCATGGCTTCATTATGTTGGAGGCCTGACGCAGGCAAAGGTCGCCAAACGGATCGGCGTTCCCTCGGTGAAGGCCCATCGGCTGATTGCCAGAGCGGTGGCCGAGGGCTCTGTCAAAGTAACCATCGAAGGCGAAATCATCGAATGCATCGAGTTGGAAAGCGCTCTCTCAGAGCGTTATGGCCTCGATACATGCGAGGTAGCACCCGATCTGGAAGAAGTTGGCCTGCCGATCAAAACACTTGGCTTCGTTGGAGCGAGTTTTTTGCGCCGTTGGCTTGATATGGGCGAGGAAACCCTGATCGGTATCGGCCACGGGCGCACATTGGCGGCGGCCATCCGCACTTTGCCGCGCATGCGCATAGAAGGGATGCGTTTTGTGTCCCTGCTAGGTGGTCTGACCCGCAATTTTTCGGCAAACCCGCACGACGTGATGCATATGCTGGCGGAAAAGACCGGGGCGCAGGCCTATGTGATGCCCGTGCCCTTCTTTGCCAACACCAGCGATGACCGAGAGATCCTGTTGGCGCAACGGGGCGTCAATGAGGTTTTCGAGCTGGCGGAAAGCGCACCACTGAAGATTGTCGGGATCGGTACGGTGGACACCGATACGCAGCTGGTCGCCTCAGGCATGATAGAACAGTCAGAGATTGCGGAGATTGCAAAATCTGGTGCCATTGGCGAACTGCTGGGCCATTTCTTTGACCAGGATGGTAACATCCTAGAAACACCCCTCACCTCGCGCACCGTGTCCGTATCCCGCAACAGCATGACCAACAGCAAAATCGTCGCCATCGCTGGTGGCGACCAAAAGGTGGATGCCATCCGCGCCATTCTCAACAGCCGCAATCTCTCTGGCCTGATCACGGATGAGCGGACGGCGCGCGCCTTGCTGGCCTGA
- the moaA gene encoding GTP 3',8-cyclase MoaA: protein MQHDELAQANAPLIDLFGRHVNYLRVSVTDRCDFRCFYCMAENMNFLPKREVLSLEELDRLCSSFVSLGVKRLRLTGGEPLVRKDIMTLFGSLSRHLDSGALEELTLTTNGSQLKRYASELAALGVKRINVSLDSLREDRFKEITRWGRFDQVMDGIEAALAAGIKLKLNAVALRGVNDDEYDEMIRFCHQRGMDVTFIETMPMGEIDHERLDMYLPLSELKRDLAQSWTLEPSAHKTGGPASYVTVKETGGRVGFITPMTHNFCESCNRVRVTCTGTLYMCLGQEDAADLRAPLRASESDGPLTEAILSAIARKPKGHDFIIDRDNNRPSIGRHMSVTGG from the coding sequence ATGCAGCATGATGAGTTGGCACAGGCAAACGCGCCATTGATCGATCTGTTCGGACGTCATGTCAACTATTTGCGTGTGTCTGTCACGGATCGATGTGATTTCCGCTGTTTCTATTGCATGGCCGAGAATATGAACTTCCTGCCCAAAAGGGAGGTCCTCAGCCTTGAAGAACTGGATCGCCTTTGCTCCTCTTTTGTCTCCCTTGGTGTGAAACGGCTGCGATTGACTGGCGGGGAACCTTTGGTGCGCAAGGACATCATGACGCTGTTCGGGTCCCTGTCGCGCCATCTGGACAGCGGAGCGCTGGAAGAGCTGACCCTGACGACCAACGGCTCGCAACTGAAGCGATATGCCAGTGAACTGGCGGCGCTTGGCGTGAAGCGGATCAACGTTTCTCTGGACAGTCTGCGCGAGGACCGCTTCAAGGAAATTACCCGATGGGGCCGTTTTGATCAGGTTATGGATGGTATCGAGGCCGCCCTTGCCGCCGGGATCAAGCTCAAGCTCAATGCCGTTGCCCTGCGCGGTGTGAATGATGATGAATATGATGAGATGATCCGTTTTTGCCACCAGCGCGGTATGGATGTGACTTTCATCGAAACCATGCCAATGGGCGAGATCGACCATGAGCGCCTTGACATGTATTTGCCCTTGTCGGAGCTAAAACGGGATCTGGCCCAGAGCTGGACTCTGGAGCCTTCAGCGCACAAGACGGGCGGTCCGGCCAGCTATGTGACGGTAAAGGAAACCGGAGGACGCGTCGGTTTCATCACGCCAATGACCCACAATTTCTGTGAAAGCTGCAACCGGGTCCGGGTCACTTGCACCGGCACTCTCTATATGTGCCTGGGTCAGGAGGATGCCGCCGATCTGCGCGCCCCCTTGCGGGCTTCCGAGAGCGATGGCCCGTTGACCGAGGCAATCCTGTCGGCAATTGCCCGCAAACCCAAGGGTCATGATTTTATCATTGACAGAGATAATAATCGCCCCTCTATTGGCAGACATATGTCTGTTACCGGTGGCTAG
- a CDS encoding L,D-transpeptidase: MRKLFSLAAGMILGLTVAVTGAQASKYFDMTTNTWKEVNGSVRGGRSPIKRSTVSYDGKYANAAKGTIIVNTKERRLYFLLGDGKAVKYGIGVGRPGFQWTGTHRVSRKAEWPGWTPPPAMRKRVPNLPAHMEGGPNNPLGARAMYIGSTIYRIHGSNEPWSIGQAVSSGCIRLANEDVIDLYERVRVGARVHVIQANQK; the protein is encoded by the coding sequence ATGCGCAAACTATTCTCTCTCGCCGCAGGCATGATTCTGGGTCTCACGGTTGCTGTCACAGGCGCCCAGGCATCCAAATATTTCGACATGACCACCAACACCTGGAAAGAAGTCAACGGGTCCGTTCGTGGTGGTCGTTCGCCGATTAAACGCAGCACCGTCAGCTATGATGGCAAATATGCGAATGCAGCAAAAGGCACCATCATCGTCAATACCAAGGAACGTCGTCTGTATTTCCTTCTTGGCGATGGCAAAGCCGTAAAATATGGCATCGGCGTTGGTCGTCCCGGCTTTCAGTGGACAGGCACCCATCGTGTAAGCCGCAAAGCGGAATGGCCGGGCTGGACTCCTCCTCCTGCCATGCGCAAGCGCGTGCCTAATCTTCCAGCCCACATGGAAGGTGGCCCAAACAACCCGCTCGGCGCTCGTGCGATGTATATCGGTTCCACCATCTACCGCATTCATGGCTCCAATGAGCCTTGGTCCATCGGTCAGGCCGTGTCTTCGGGCTGCATCCGTCTGGCCAACGAAGATGTGATCGACCTGTATGAGCGCGTGCGTGTTGGTGCCCGTGTTCACGTGATCCAGGCCAATCAGAAATAA